Proteins from a genomic interval of Ensifer canadensis:
- a CDS encoding ABC transporter substrate-binding protein, giving the protein MLKFRFVILAALQLLAFAGLSMPVIAAQAAEKRDLVVVTSYPPSFFEPFRRAFEKANPDIRTSIVQRNTASATRFVMEKADVPADIFWASATDAFELLKRSGELRPIAPRHTGAAEKVFGYPVNDPEGYYLGFALSGYGFVYNQSYLAQNKLPVPRDWQDLLNPIYSGQIGITTPSRSGTTHLIVEALLQTYGWEKGWAMLSQLGGNLSTVTARSFGVASGVAQRRFSIGITIDFLANAPEFADAGNVFILPPDTVFVPASIAILSRARNVSAAERFIDFVLSEDGQKVLLLPAVARIPLNPALNKGLLPQESDDGLLKYGGFDAALSARRYGLVNLIFDDYIVRRRATLARLWKRVTDLEAIEIEDAQQRSTLARARRLLGTPPLSASDVENTDEALKAEWPRSIARSPAHTALTQRLRATIERNLATAEMLLSSVGRPATDLQPWRQ; this is encoded by the coding sequence GTGTTGAAGTTCCGTTTCGTCATTCTTGCGGCATTGCAACTGCTGGCTTTTGCCGGCCTCAGCATGCCCGTGATCGCTGCGCAGGCAGCCGAAAAACGGGACCTGGTGGTTGTCACCTCCTACCCGCCATCCTTTTTTGAGCCGTTTCGCCGGGCGTTCGAGAAGGCCAATCCCGATATCCGCACGTCGATCGTTCAGCGCAACACGGCAAGCGCGACGCGCTTCGTCATGGAGAAAGCCGATGTGCCGGCCGACATATTCTGGGCCTCGGCGACCGATGCTTTCGAACTCTTGAAGCGCAGCGGCGAACTGCGCCCGATTGCGCCGCGCCACACGGGCGCGGCTGAAAAAGTCTTCGGTTACCCGGTCAACGATCCCGAGGGTTACTATCTCGGCTTTGCGCTCTCCGGTTACGGCTTCGTCTACAATCAGTCCTACCTCGCCCAGAACAAGCTGCCGGTGCCGCGGGACTGGCAGGACCTGCTGAACCCCATCTATTCCGGCCAGATCGGCATCACCACGCCGTCACGGTCGGGCACGACGCATCTGATCGTCGAGGCCTTGCTGCAGACCTATGGATGGGAAAAGGGCTGGGCGATGCTGTCCCAGCTCGGCGGCAATCTATCGACGGTTACCGCGCGCAGTTTCGGCGTTGCGTCCGGTGTCGCCCAAAGGCGCTTCAGCATCGGCATCACCATCGATTTCCTCGCCAATGCGCCAGAATTCGCCGACGCCGGCAATGTGTTCATCCTGCCGCCCGATACCGTGTTCGTGCCGGCCAGCATCGCGATCCTCTCCCGGGCGCGCAATGTTTCCGCCGCCGAGCGCTTCATCGATTTCGTTCTGTCTGAAGACGGCCAGAAGGTGCTGTTGCTGCCCGCCGTCGCCCGCATTCCTCTCAACCCGGCGCTCAACAAGGGACTACTGCCCCAAGAGAGTGATGACGGCCTGTTGAAATACGGCGGTTTCGACGCGGCGTTGTCTGCTCGAAGGTACGGTCTCGTCAACCTGATCTTCGACGACTATATCGTGCGCCGCCGGGCGACGCTTGCCCGGCTCTGGAAAAGGGTGACGGATCTGGAAGCGATCGAAATCGAGGACGCGCAGCAGCGCAGCACGCTTGCGAGAGCCCGGCGTCTGCTGGGCACGCCGCCGCTTTCGGCCAGCGATGTGGAAAACACCGACGAAGCCCTGAAGGCCGAGTGGCCGCGCAGCATTGCCCGCTCGCCGGCGCATACCGCACTGACGCAGCGGCTGCGCGCCACCATCGAGCGGAACCTGGCGACGGCCGAAATGCTGCTCTCCTCCGTCGGGCGACCGGCGACAGATCTGCAGCCATGGCGGCAGTGA
- a CDS encoding ATP-binding protein, producing MGQSLDPAAGMRRWRFGIGARLVLAFVAIVGLAVGACLVGWLSYERLSGELSRIAEDQMPQLAFASRLSKAGADIGSVTTVLAGAETRAEYNEIRSSYAARLTTLRSLLGESGTKSDATDLLPLAEAIGENLDKIDLAAGKRFTLREAMRSDTDELRWVQADLLEEADPLVDDIRFNIEAETRNGNGAAALAEQQKSEALLTAVSQANLATGLIGRLVNATTQEEIQETNAFLGDSADELASRIASLDNWPDSITVRQLARRILDQSDVLTGIPNRKRSEMIEAAKLSELAGENGRLVEDLGRRIETEVVTIEASAAAAAQRAAAAIETGRSLLVAIAILSVLLASAIGFFYVYRNLLARIRLLSAAAGAISSGRPATAIPAPEADELGDLAHALVLFRQTRDELIQSAKLAALGQMAAGIGHELNQPLAALRAHIHSATTLIGRDKGDQALLNLDKMKGLTGRMADQISHIRRFARRPDAQLRPVDLTAAVRDALSLLEHRFEEEAVEIQLRLPEGAAVLVMAEPVRLEQVAVNLIGNALDAVKDRPVRQVNAMIERVGTDARLVVGDSGTGIAAADVGAVFDPFFTTKPVGSGLGLGLSISYNIVKDFGGEISILETSADGTQFLVSLKGPE from the coding sequence ATGGGCCAATCGTTAGACCCTGCTGCCGGGATGCGCCGCTGGCGCTTCGGCATCGGCGCGCGCCTGGTCCTTGCCTTCGTCGCGATCGTCGGCCTCGCCGTCGGCGCCTGCCTTGTCGGCTGGCTCTCCTACGAGCGTCTGTCCGGTGAACTGTCGCGGATCGCGGAAGACCAGATGCCGCAACTCGCCTTCGCCTCGAGACTGTCGAAGGCGGGTGCCGACATCGGTTCGGTGACGACGGTTCTCGCAGGCGCTGAGACACGTGCCGAGTACAACGAGATCCGCAGCAGCTACGCGGCGCGCCTGACCACACTGCGCTCGCTGCTTGGGGAAAGCGGCACAAAGTCGGATGCGACCGATCTGCTGCCGCTGGCGGAAGCGATCGGCGAAAACCTCGACAAGATCGACCTTGCCGCCGGCAAGCGCTTTACACTTCGCGAAGCGATGCGCTCCGATACCGACGAACTGCGGTGGGTCCAGGCCGATCTCCTCGAGGAGGCCGATCCGCTCGTCGACGACATTCGCTTCAACATCGAAGCCGAAACGCGCAACGGAAACGGGGCGGCCGCACTTGCTGAGCAGCAAAAGAGCGAGGCGCTGCTGACGGCCGTGTCGCAAGCGAACCTGGCAACCGGGCTGATCGGCCGGCTCGTCAACGCCACCACGCAAGAGGAAATTCAGGAAACCAATGCCTTCCTCGGTGACAGCGCCGACGAACTCGCCAGCCGCATCGCCAGCCTCGATAACTGGCCTGATAGCATCACCGTTCGCCAACTGGCACGCCGCATTCTCGACCAGTCCGACGTTCTGACGGGCATTCCCAACCGCAAGCGCTCGGAAATGATCGAGGCGGCAAAGCTCTCCGAACTTGCCGGCGAAAACGGCCGCCTCGTCGAGGACCTGGGGCGCCGGATCGAAACGGAAGTCGTGACGATCGAGGCCAGCGCCGCCGCCGCCGCCCAACGGGCCGCTGCGGCTATCGAAACGGGGCGCAGCCTGCTCGTCGCCATCGCCATTCTTTCGGTGCTGCTCGCGTCTGCGATCGGCTTCTTCTACGTCTACCGCAATCTGCTCGCACGCATCCGGCTTCTTTCGGCAGCCGCCGGCGCGATCAGCAGCGGGCGTCCGGCAACCGCGATCCCCGCACCCGAGGCCGACGAGCTCGGCGATCTCGCCCATGCGCTGGTACTTTTCCGCCAGACGCGCGACGAGTTGATCCAGTCGGCAAAGCTCGCGGCTCTCGGGCAGATGGCGGCCGGCATCGGCCACGAGCTCAACCAGCCGCTGGCAGCCCTTCGGGCGCATATCCATAGCGCCACCACTCTGATCGGGCGAGACAAGGGCGATCAAGCATTGCTCAATCTCGACAAGATGAAGGGACTGACGGGGCGCATGGCCGACCAGATCAGCCATATCCGTCGCTTTGCCCGCCGGCCCGACGCGCAGCTGCGGCCCGTCGATCTCACCGCGGCGGTCCGCGACGCGCTCAGCCTGCTCGAACATCGGTTCGAGGAAGAGGCTGTCGAAATACAACTGCGCCTGCCGGAAGGCGCCGCAGTCCTTGTCATGGCCGAACCGGTGCGGCTCGAACAGGTGGCGGTCAATCTCATCGGCAACGCCTTGGATGCCGTTAAAGACAGGCCCGTTCGCCAGGTAAACGCAATGATCGAAAGGGTCGGTACCGATGCCCGCCTTGTCGTCGGCGATAGCGGAACCGGTATTGCTGCTGCCGATGTCGGCGCGGTTTTCGATCCCTTCTTCACCACCAAGCCGGTCGGTTCCGGCCTCGGACTTGGCCTCTCCATTTCCTACAACATCGTCAAGGATTTCGGTGGCGAGATATCGATCCTTGAAACCAGTGCGGACGGCACGCAATTCCTCGTATCCTTGAAAGGCCCGGAATGA
- a CDS encoding sigma-54-dependent transcriptional regulator: MTLDPDIILIDDDASVLEACCQVLELEDLSVSPHGSVTSALAGLRADSRAVIVSDVRMPDHDGFDLVAAVRKIDQEIPIILMSGHGDIPMALRAMRDGAWDFLEKPADPMHLIETVRRARDHRRLLLENRRLRLSVDDDGWETRLIGHSGPMVALREKLKRIAAATTDALIIGDTGTGKEVTARALHDFSGRKGRFVAVNCGAIPETMLESELFGHEAGAFTGAREKRIGKIEYADGGTLFLDEIESMPLAAQVRLLRVLQERVIERLGSNVELPVDMRVVAATKADLHAAAKKGDFREDLAYRLDIARVELPSLAQRKGDVGLLFQHFLGLAAKRQGRTPPRVSAELLAELNGRSWPGNVRELRNVAERFVLGLEDRSDIDRAAAGGETLEVQMDRLERAILLDSLARHDGRVGATADALGISRKTLYLKMRKFDIAAQGDGEAG; encoded by the coding sequence ATGACGTTGGACCCGGATATCATCCTGATCGACGACGATGCCAGCGTGCTTGAAGCCTGCTGTCAGGTGCTCGAACTGGAAGACCTCAGCGTATCGCCGCACGGCTCGGTGACATCGGCGCTCGCCGGCCTTCGCGCCGACAGCCGCGCCGTTATCGTTTCCGACGTGCGCATGCCGGATCACGATGGCTTCGATCTGGTCGCCGCCGTGCGCAAGATCGACCAGGAGATCCCGATCATCCTGATGTCCGGGCACGGCGATATCCCGATGGCGCTTCGCGCCATGCGCGACGGCGCCTGGGATTTTCTGGAGAAGCCCGCCGATCCGATGCATCTCATCGAAACCGTACGCCGCGCCCGCGACCATCGCCGCCTGCTTCTCGAAAACCGGCGGCTGCGGCTGTCGGTGGACGACGACGGTTGGGAAACGCGCCTGATCGGACATTCCGGACCGATGGTTGCGCTGCGGGAGAAACTCAAGCGCATCGCGGCCGCGACAACCGACGCGCTCATCATCGGCGATACCGGCACAGGCAAGGAAGTGACGGCGCGCGCGCTGCACGATTTCAGCGGGCGCAAGGGGCGTTTCGTCGCCGTCAATTGCGGCGCCATTCCCGAAACCATGCTGGAATCCGAACTCTTCGGCCATGAGGCCGGGGCCTTTACCGGTGCGCGCGAGAAGCGCATCGGCAAGATCGAGTATGCCGACGGTGGTACGCTGTTTCTCGACGAGATCGAATCGATGCCGCTTGCCGCCCAGGTGCGGCTGCTGCGCGTACTGCAGGAGCGCGTCATCGAACGGCTCGGCTCCAACGTCGAGCTGCCGGTTGACATGCGCGTCGTGGCGGCGACCAAGGCGGATCTGCATGCGGCGGCCAAAAAGGGCGATTTCCGTGAAGACCTTGCCTACCGCCTCGACATCGCCCGTGTGGAGCTGCCGTCACTGGCGCAACGCAAGGGCGACGTCGGCCTCTTGTTCCAGCATTTCCTCGGCCTCGCCGCCAAACGACAGGGCCGCACCCCGCCGCGGGTGAGCGCCGAACTTCTGGCCGAACTCAATGGCAGGTCATGGCCGGGCAACGTTCGCGAACTGCGCAACGTCGCGGAGCGCTTCGTGCTCGGGCTTGAAGACCGCTCCGATATCGACCGGGCAGCGGCAGGCGGCGAGACGTTGGAGGTGCAGATGGACCGCCTCGAGCGCGCCATCCTTCTCGACAGCCTCGCCAGGCACGACGGCCGCGTCGGCGCGACGGCCGATGCGCTCGGCATCTCCCGCAAGACGCTCTACCTCAAGATGCGCAAATTCGATATTGCCGCCCAGGGCGATGGCGAAGCCGGCTGA
- a CDS encoding ABC transporter substrate-binding protein: MLKTIAAAMLMSAAFVVTVYAQDGGKVTIVTSFSKDVTDPFKAGFEAANPGFTLDVQNKSTSSGVKYIDETKVNNQVDLFWASAPDAFDSLKSRELLAKFTPSVTGLPEKVGSYPVNDKDGYYFGFAASGYGIMSNDRYLEANDLPKPVEWSDLTKPEYHDHIAIAAPSRSGTTHLTIETILQGEGWDKGWATLKGIGGNLQQVTERSFGVPDAVNSGQTGIGIVIDFFAFSAQASGFPVSFAYPSVTTVVPANIGIVANAPNQAGAEAFVNYLLSEKGQAVLLEPAIRRLPINPALYEKAPEGFPNPYKDPRFQSMITFDSDVSKKRTDVVDTLYDQLISFQLDNIKGATKAIHEAEKAVAANEQAPARALLTEAHALIAAMPITADEAASQQIRDAFTGGEEKTARQAELEQKWAAFATEKYAAAKAKAEEALALVD, translated from the coding sequence ATGTTGAAGACCATTGCTGCGGCGATGCTGATGTCGGCTGCCTTCGTCGTGACGGTTTACGCCCAGGACGGCGGGAAAGTCACGATCGTCACGTCGTTTTCCAAGGATGTGACCGATCCGTTCAAGGCGGGCTTCGAAGCGGCCAACCCCGGCTTCACCCTCGACGTCCAGAACAAGAGCACGAGCTCGGGCGTCAAATACATCGATGAAACCAAGGTGAACAACCAGGTCGACCTGTTCTGGGCATCGGCCCCGGACGCATTCGACAGCCTCAAGAGCCGCGAGCTGCTCGCCAAGTTCACGCCTTCGGTCACCGGCCTTCCTGAAAAGGTCGGCTCCTACCCCGTCAACGACAAGGACGGCTATTACTTCGGCTTTGCCGCCTCCGGTTACGGCATTATGTCGAACGATCGCTATCTCGAAGCCAACGATCTGCCGAAGCCGGTCGAGTGGAGCGACCTGACCAAGCCCGAATACCACGATCACATCGCGATTGCTGCGCCCTCGCGTTCGGGCACGACCCACCTGACGATCGAGACGATCCTGCAGGGCGAAGGCTGGGACAAGGGCTGGGCGACGCTGAAGGGTATCGGCGGCAACCTGCAGCAGGTCACCGAGCGTTCGTTCGGCGTTCCTGACGCGGTCAACTCCGGCCAGACCGGCATCGGCATCGTCATCGACTTCTTCGCCTTCTCGGCACAGGCAAGCGGCTTCCCTGTCAGCTTCGCCTACCCGTCGGTCACGACGGTCGTTCCGGCCAATATCGGCATCGTTGCCAATGCGCCGAACCAGGCCGGTGCTGAAGCCTTCGTCAACTACCTGCTTTCGGAAAAGGGCCAGGCCGTTCTGCTCGAACCGGCGATCCGTCGTCTGCCGATCAACCCGGCCCTCTACGAAAAGGCACCGGAAGGCTTCCCGAATCCCTACAAGGATCCGCGCTTCCAGTCGATGATCACGTTCGATTCCGACGTTTCGAAGAAGCGCACCGACGTCGTCGACACGCTCTACGATCAGCTGATCTCGTTCCAGCTCGACAACATCAAGGGCGCCACCAAGGCGATCCACGAAGCCGAAAAGGCAGTTGCCGCCAACGAACAGGCTCCCGCACGCGCTTTGCTGACGGAAGCCCACGCGCTGATCGCGGCCATGCCGATCACTGCCGACGAAGCTGCCAGCCAGCAGATCCGCGACGCCTTCACCGGCGGCGAGGAAAAGACCGCCCGCCAGGCGGAACTCGAGCAGAAATGGGCCGCCTTTGCGACCGAGAAGTACGCCGCCGCCAAGGCCAAGGCCGAGGAAGCGCTGGCTCTCGTCGACTGA